tgttaataagaaataaaaaagaaaaaaaaagaaaaatgttttcaataaaattataaaaatgcaacATAACTAATGATAGagatttaagatattaacttattataatacataatatttttttataagtcatCTTGTCATTATAGAAAACCATCAAACCTAGCATGAAAGcatcaatattaaaattaaaaattttaaactagcttattttgaCTAGTATTTAAATTACgcatattttttagttaagtcatttttaattcGTCAAAACTAACCTTGAAACATATTGAACTTGTAGCTGTAGTAGCAGAGCAGTCATTGTTACTGGATAAAGCTGAATAAGCTCCAATACTACTCGATGAGCACTGTGGGGGAGTGCATTCACTGACAGATGGTTTGAGCTTTGATGGAATGGTTTgtgataaatttatttgactTCGAATCCATGCCTGAAGTAACCTTCTCTCTGCCATTCTAAATCCTAGTTGAACAAGATCATCTGCTGTGGCTAATAAGAATGAACTTAAAGTAAATCCagattctaaataaattattatatcatcaaaatacctttaaattatttttattgattaagacaaactttcaaaaaaaaaattaaaatagaccTGAAAATTAAGCATACCGATTAAACTTTGTTATACTTCACTAGGAAGAATCAACAAATCCAGTATAGATTCCAATCTGCTGATAAGActcattattttaacaaaatataaactaaaatctaaaatatgaTCTTGTCACATTAACATAGGCGTGCTGAAAAAGGTTAGAACTTGTAAAGTCATCAACCAAGAACCAAGAGGTTGTATCCACATTTTgtgtttttctagttttttatcACTAAATGTTCAACAATCCATGGGCTTTGTCAACTACTGCATGAGTGTCAACTAAATTTAGTCacaagaataataaaattttatgaaatattcaaataattagTGAATCTTTTTGGAAgaatgtttttacaaattaaaacttgaaactcAATTTACtgggaaaaacaaaaaaatgaacataCAGCCTCTTGATTCTCAGCTGACAAATTGTCTCCAAAAAAATTACCTGATAGTTTGAGTAAAACttatcaactaaaaaatctaatagtaaataaataaatacagaattacattaaaaaaatttaaaatgtagaTTTTAAGAGTCATATTAAACAACTGCAGGGTGTATTctattttcataatatattatgtagtacataagaaaacattaaaaaaggcaTTCTAATGAAGAACCTTTTTTCAGAACTACTTAACAAAGAATGACAGTGAAGTGGGTGATAATCAAgtaaatctttaagttttaaaatctcATAAACAGGCTGAGAAGGATATATAACTTCATAAGAATGAAGGTGATAAGtgaaattttctgtttttactaTTTCTAGAACTAAATGCCACTCGTCAATATTCTTCCCATCACACATCCCACTTTGATTGTAATTTGCacatgaaataaaacaaaaaattcttccGAATATCGGTAACCCAGTATCCATATCTACACTGACAACAATAAAATGACCTTGTTTGTATACAACACTTGCAACATATGTCTTTGAAACAGCAACTTCTTCACATGAGTTAAAACACAGTGAATTCTGTATGGCATTAAGATAAGGAAGTGAATAAGTAGGTACAATGATGTGCTTAACCATGGTTACAACATTGCGAATATGTTTATTAGATAATTGAGTTTCCAAAGCCTGCTGCTGATGTCTGTTCGCTAGAGTGTAacaaatgtttgtaaaattacATACAATGTGTGCACATctcttaaaaaatgaatttttgagtTCATACCGCATACAACTCATGCCAACAAGTGGACCAGATTTCATAATAATGGTTGGCAGATGTACAAGAAAATGATGCTTAGGACGCAACCTAACTTCTTCGCTACAGTATAACTTACTAAACATTGATAGATGATCGGAAATAACATGTTCCGTATAAACAGACATTTCATGTGTAAAGTTTGGTGCAAATATCAAATCGACTAAATGGGACAAGTGAAGCAGAAATTTCCAGTGTTTATTTTCGGGAGGAACAGTTTTTCCTACTGCTAGTGGCAAATACTTAAGCAGAGCCCAGCACTGTACTGCTTTCATTGATGGTGCAAGTACATGACCTGGTTcgtgtatttttaaaatttgtacagGCTTATGATTCTTTTCAACAGTTATTTTACCCCAAAATAAACACATagctttatttatttcagataaGGTTAGACACTTGTCAAGCACACATAAACCATGAAAAATACAACCTAACTCAACAAGTACAACACCCTCCAATAAAGTATGCATAATATCCAGACACCAGTTATCAGTAACATGAAagccttttattttattaagtggACATTCAGTCTTAACACCTCTAAAATGGATTTTTGATTTAGCTGTATTGCTTTCATTGCTAAATCTACTTGCTTTCAAGTTAGCGAGATCTGTTTTGTAGCTATCAACAGTACGCTTCAGTTCAAACAGTTCTTCTTCAAATTTTGTCTGAATATCGTCTTTAGTTGCATAGCAAATTGTACAAAAATAACTGGCTGAAAATGATTCAATAAACCCAAATAAACTATTGAGAGCCAAATTATCACAAGTAACTTGACAAAGACTTGCATAAATTGTATGATTTCCTAAAACCGGAAATATTCCATTTAATCCAAGAGTGCTTAACTCCTTTATTTCAGatacaaatttttctaaaattggtCCATAAATTGCAATATCACGAGTATAGCCCATTGCTAACAAATGAACATTACCAAAACATGAGTTGAATACTGGTGAAAGGTTTTTGATAGTGTAATAAAAAACACCAATGTTATGTACAGAACCTTGACTTCTAAGTGGATTTGTTACACCTAAGCCATCATAAAACAATTGGAGCATAATTGAAGTTTTAGAGACATCACTAAAAAGGTAATGCTCCCTAAAACGACTTCCATCAGAAAAGTTACTTAACACCCCAGGTCTGCATTTATTAAGCAAGAAAGCTTCTACATAACTGTTGTTctgaaataaagtaaataatatttttttcacagaAACATATTGAAATTGATCATACACAAAATCAGTTCTCCCACAATGAGATTCTAATCATGGAATATAGTAAATAACTTCAGGTTGAACCATCAAAGGATGTCCTGCAAAATATGAATCAATACGATAATGTGTTGACAGAAAATCAAGTGAATTTTTGCATAATTCTAATTTGCATTCCATGTTCCTTGAAACTTGGTCAATAATTGCACAATCAACACCAGCTAATAACAAACTGCTTTTAAGTTCTTCTTTAAAATAACCTGAAAATGATCTTGTCATATTGTTATATGATTGGATAATTGTAGGAATGATACCATAAAGTATACTGCTATTAGCACGAAGTTGAGTGACAAATGATGCTCCTTCGGTTTtatcatcaattaaaaaatctaaagagtTCACAGATGACACTGGATTCAGACTACTAGTAGAACCATCTATTAGGTGGTTTGCGCAAAGTGCAGAGCTGACTGTAGAGTTACACAAAATATCTACTTGGGTTTCACCTACAAATAAAACTACTTCACGATTGACGTCAGTGTTTTTTTGGTGATAAGAAATCAGATGACgaagaaaattaaacaaaacagttttactgttttgaacttttacaattttcttgGCGACAATATATTGGTATACACAATTGTCCGTTGTCTTTATGCCGCTGCAAATGAACCCTTAACTGAGATATATTACTAAAACTTGTATTACAAAGATAACATGCATACATTCTGAATTGTTTTATGATGGCTTAGGTGTAACAAATCCACTTAGAAGTCAAGGTTCTGTACATAACATTGGTGTTTTTTATTACACTATCAAAAACCTTTCACCAGTATTCAACTCATGTTTTGGTAATGTTCATTTGTTAGCAATGGGCTATACTCGTGATATTGCAATTTATGGaccaattttagaaaaatttgtatCTGAAATAAAGGAGTTAATTTATGAATTCACTACTATAGAAAGAATATAAATTCACTACTATAGatagaatataaatatagattctAATGTGCGTTTTAATAATATGCTTCGAATGCGTGATAAAATCTTCTCTACTTAGAGCGATTATTTTAATTACGCATGCGTGTATCGCGCTTTTTTTTCCCCACAAAACTGTGCAAATTGTGCACACTGTGCAAAGATAGTAGGAATTCATATTTTTTCAGAATCACAAATCCACAGAATTGTGCAAATTACGGCCTCTACATTTAGTGTGGAAATTCAAGTCCACACTTTCTGCGAGTGTgtacaaatgtaaataattttaaaattagaaatttatacattttgtttttgcaaaaaggtattttaaagtGAAGCAGTTTTATCTTTACCTTActattttttaaccatttatggttttatgatataaatagtttattcgCCGGCTTAACAGATTTATTTGCGGCTACGGCTATATGAAGCTCTCCGACATGATGGCAGGAGGTTATCAAGAATAACGGTCGGCCAGGAAACTTAGCTAATCTTGTACAAATCTCTTTTAAATTGCCAGGGCTTGAAGTAAGTGAACTGTATGAGATCAAAAGCATCTAACAAATTTCTAATTGCTAGGCACTGGGCCTCAACTCTATTGTGTTTAAAAACCACGCTTTTTTAGTTTCATAACGAATTTgtgcgtttttaaaataccaccagttaacaaaaataatagtaatagaaATGCGCACAATCAGTATAGATAAAAAACtttccattatttttaataacgttattatatagttaatggTTTGTAAATTTCTACTCGCGCCGATTGTTTGAAAATGcctataaaaactcaaaaaatataaaaggtttaaactttaaaagagtgTAAAAAgtcatccaaaataaaaaataaaaaaatcacattaagAAAACAATACTTTGGGAATATTTTATGACACTCCgcttattaaaatttgttcgtCAGGGTCAAAATGGGATAGGCTATTGAGGATTGACCTAAATAATTCGTCGGGAGtgtgaaaaagttgaaaacaaaataacgAAATACCGATAAACGTGTGCGGCTTAAGTAAGACAATACTTTAGTTGTCTAATGGTCGATTCGACATAAACCTAACTTTTACCACTAAAATGTATTTAGATTCCTGTTACATATCCTAGCACAGCACCAGAAATAGCCATTCCTGAACTGGATGGTAAAACTGCGAAAATGTACAGgtaatgtaatataattatattatatttatcttggtataaataaatttacgttttaattttaagttttctttttacttaaacctttttatttaatactaagTACTTATAACAAGCTTATGTACTAATAACAAGCTTATGGTAagatatagttaaatatttagtaaaatttataggtttaaatacaactattttattattttatgtgtaaaatttaatttttagggGCGGTAAGATTTGCTTAACCGATCACTTTAAGCCATTATGGGCAAGAAATGTTCCAAAATTTGGAATTGCACACGCTATGGCATTaggggtaaaaaaaaatatttgttttaaagaaatttttttgcaattgcctttgatatatatgtgtatgtgtgtgtgtgtgtttatttatttatatttatatatatatatatatatatatatatatatatatatatatatatatatatatatatatatatatatatatatatatatatttatttatttatttatttctcacattttttatatagctaGGTCCATGGCTTGCTGTGGAGATTCCTGATCTAATAGAGAAAGGACTTATCGTTCATAAAGATGACAAAtcctaattatatttaaatataaaatatgtaattatatttttaaattcaattttgtttGCAAACTTCGTGGCGCCGCCCTTCATTGATGCCCAATGGTTTGGcaatttatggaaaaatttttagCTTAAAACTTGCCTAAagccattaaaaaaatttttattttaaaaagggTGTTTTGATACCTCTTTTAATAGAAAAGGGTGTTTTGATACCTCTTTTAACAGAAAAGCAGAAAAATCAAGTAGAATAAAAACAGCAGGATTTTTTTTGTCATcgttatttttgcaaaaaaaagttgttttctttttacttgtttttttgtttgattgtctGCAATTCGTTTtaactaaaatctaaaaatttacaaaatatcgGAAACATGATGTTATTCTTTTACATTTAGAAAAATCACTGAGCCTACAAGTTGTAAAGATGACAACAATCTTTAGTCAcataagtaatattaaattagaaatatataataatttatatagaaatgatataattttaatataaaacataaattgacTGATTTCATTTCGttatgtaaaactttattttttaaatttatttttattagttttaaaaaaaattaaagtgtttcACTGGAAATCTAAGTATTTCACTGGAAACAAacattagacttttttttttttgtcaaaaatttttgtcaaattttattgtttgacTATAATCAGGAGGCAAATACAATTTGTAATGACGGATACAAATTGAAATCAATGGACTgctattctttttaataacttacacattgaatgttttaaacatcaaaatttaaGTTC
This genomic interval from Hydra vulgaris chromosome 01, alternate assembly HydraT2T_AEP contains the following:
- the LOC136075509 gene encoding uncharacterized protein LOC136075509, with amino-acid sequence MLQLFYDGLGVTNPLRSQGSVHNIGVFYYTIKNLSPVFNSCFGNVHLLAMGYTRDIAIYGPILEKFVSEIKELSTLGLNGIFPVLGNHTIYASLCQVTCDNLALNSLFGFIESFSASYFCTICYATKDDIQTKFEEELFELKRTVDSYKTDLANLKASRFSNESNTAKSKIHFRGVKTECPLNKIKGFHVTDNWCLDIMHTLLEGVVLVELGCIFHGLCVLDKCLTLSEINKAMCLFWGKITVEKNHKPVQILKIHEPGHVLAPSMKAVQCWALLKYLPLAVGKTVPPENKHWKFLLHLSHLVDLIFAPNFTHEMSVYTEHVISDHLSMFSKLYCSEEVRLRPKHHFLVHLPTIIMKSGPLVGMSCMRYELKNSFFKRCAHIVCNFTNICYTLANRHQQQALETQLSNKHIRNVVTMVKHIIVPTYSLPYLNAIQNSLCFNSCEEVAVSKTYVASVVYKQGHFIVVSVDMDTGLPIFGRIFCFISCANYNQSGMCDGKNIDEWHLVLEIVKTENFTYHLHSYEVIYPSQPVYEILKLKDLLDYHPLHCHSLLSSSEKRFFIRMPFLMFSYVLHNIL